From a single Sulfolobus sp. E5-1-F genomic region:
- the thiI gene encoding tRNA uracil 4-sulfurtransferase ThiI, producing MIIIIRPSGEIALKSPRSRRNFEHTLANNIRNIIKEGKIWKSQGILFLEVNDDNKNIEELSKVFGIASFSPVILIKSYNNLEDIVNEAKEVFSEIVKGKIFAVRAKRIGSHNFTSLDIQRKVGEALYPFSRGVNLENPEVEVFIEIRNNITYFYHKIIKGPKGLPVGVAGKTVVLFSGGIDSPVATWMMMKRGSIPIILNFNLGGNIHRKFVLEELSILRKWSGGHKLKLFIVNGTDVLIKLSQIEKRNRVVMLKRVMYKVAERLCDKTNAKSITTGESLSQVSSQTMTNLYVTEYGIKYPIFRPLIGFDKEEIIELARKIGTYEYSIKLPEYCAISTKARTSIELNEVLKDEEKINIDYEKILENSDVIEL from the coding sequence ATGATAATCATAATAAGGCCATCGGGTGAAATTGCACTAAAATCTCCCAGATCCAGAAGAAATTTTGAGCATACTCTAGCCAATAATATAAGAAATATTATAAAAGAAGGAAAAATATGGAAATCACAAGGTATATTATTTTTGGAAGTTAATGATGATAATAAGAACATAGAAGAGCTTAGTAAGGTATTTGGAATAGCCTCCTTTTCACCAGTTATATTAATTAAATCCTATAATAATTTAGAAGATATAGTAAATGAAGCTAAAGAAGTCTTTTCTGAAATAGTTAAAGGTAAGATTTTTGCTGTAAGAGCTAAAAGAATAGGTTCTCATAATTTTACCAGTTTAGATATCCAAAGAAAAGTTGGTGAGGCGCTATATCCATTTTCTAGAGGGGTTAATTTAGAGAATCCTGAAGTTGAGGTATTCATAGAAATTAGGAATAATATAACGTATTTTTACCATAAAATTATTAAAGGTCCTAAAGGTTTACCTGTTGGAGTCGCTGGAAAAACTGTTGTCTTATTTTCTGGGGGAATTGACTCGCCAGTAGCCACATGGATGATGATGAAAAGAGGCTCAATTCCCATTATTTTAAACTTCAATTTAGGTGGAAACATACATAGGAAATTTGTATTAGAGGAATTAAGTATACTTAGAAAATGGAGTGGAGGACATAAATTAAAACTATTTATCGTAAATGGTACAGATGTGCTAATTAAATTATCACAGATTGAGAAAAGAAATCGTGTAGTTATGTTAAAGCGAGTAATGTATAAAGTGGCTGAAAGATTATGCGACAAGACTAACGCTAAATCGATAACTACCGGGGAATCCCTATCACAAGTATCATCACAAACTATGACTAATTTATACGTAACCGAATATGGCATAAAATATCCAATTTTTAGACCTTTAATTGGGTTTGATAAAGAAGAGATTATTGAACTCGCAAGGAAAATTGGAACTTACGAATACTCAATTAAGCTACCAGAATATTGTGCAATATCAACTAAAGCTAGGACGTCTATAGAACTTAATGAAGTATTAAAGGATGAGGAGAAAATAAACATTGATTACGAGAAAATACTTGAAAACTCAGATGTAATTGAACTATGA